From Passer domesticus isolate bPasDom1 chromosome 5, bPasDom1.hap1, whole genome shotgun sequence, the proteins below share one genomic window:
- the SLC35E3 gene encoding solute carrier family 35 member E3: protein MGWLPAQGRLAAGLLVNLAASICIVFLNKWLYVRLGFPNLSLTLVHFAITWLGLYLCQALGAFSPKSLQPAQVLPLALSFCGFVVFTNLSLQSNTIGTYQLAKAMTTPVIVVIQSVAYGKTFPLRIKLTLVPITLGVFLNSYYDVKFSVLGMAFATLGVLVTSLYQVWVGAKQHELQVNSMQLLYYQAPMSSAMLLFIIPFFEPVFGEGGIFGPWTLSAVIMVLLSGIIAFMVNLSIYWIIGNTSPVTYNMFGHFKFCITLLGGCLLFKDPLSVNQGLGILCTLFGILAYTHFKLSEQESNKSKLAQRP, encoded by the exons ATGGGCTGGCTGCCGGCGCAGGGCCGGCTGGCGGCGGGGCTGCTGGTCAATCTGGCCGCCTCCATCTGCATCGTCTTCCTGAACAAGTGGCTGTACGTGCGGCTGGGCTTCCCCAACCTCAGCCTCACGCTGGTGCACTTCGCCATCACCTGGCTCGGCCTTTACCTGTGCCAGGCGCTCGGCGCCTTCTCCCCCAAGAGCCTGCAGCCCGCGCAGGTGCTGCCGCTGGCCCTCAGCTTCTGCGGCTTCGTCGTCTTCACCaacctctccctgcagagcaacACCATCGGTACCTACCAGCTGGCCAAGGCCATGACCACGCCGGTCATCGTGGTCATCCAGAGCGTGGCTTACGGCAAGACTTTCCCTCTGCGGATCAAGCTGACCCTG GTCCCCATCACGCTGGGTGTTTTCCTCAACTCCTACTACGACGTGAAGTTCAGCGTTCTGGGGATGGCGTTCGCCACCCTGGGCGTGCTGGTGACCTCGCTGTACCAAGTG TGGGTGGGTGCTAAGCAGCATGAGTTGCAGGTAAACTCTATGCAGCTGCTGTACTATCAGGCACCAATGTCCTCTGCTATGCTGTTGTTCATCATACCCTTCTTCGAGCCAGTCTTTGGAGAAGGGGGAATTTTTGGGCCCTGGACGCTTTCTGCTGTG ATAATGGTACTGCTGTCTGGAATAATAGCCTTTATGGTAAACCTGTCCATTTACTGGATCATTGGAAATACGTCACCTGTCAC GTATAACATGTTTGGACATTTCAAGTTCTGCATCACCCTCCTGGGAGGGTGCCTCTTATTTAAGGATCCACTGTCTGTTAACCAAGGCCTTGGGATTCTGTGCACACTGTTTGGCATCTTGGCCTACACCCACTTCAAGCTTAGTGAGCAGGAAAGCAATAAGAGTAAATTGGCCCAGCGTCCATAG